DNA sequence from the Plasmodium vivax scf_7149 genomic scaffold, whole genome shotgun sequence genome:
tcgcataaaaataaataatttaatatattaaagaacAAATCTTTTGAGATAAAGGTATAGGACGTTCATAATTCTATTTTCTTTTGTAAGCTAATCATCTGTTTTAACTCGTttcatgtgtatatatttaacaaagcacataatttaaaaggtAGACATtctcaaaaatatatatacatttgcaACAATAGAAAGATATAACAATtcgaaaataaatattttccatgtattttaacaaatacacatacgttattttttattccaatCATATATATGTCACGGCAAGTCTTTAAAAAGGTTCCTTCTTTGTTtgcatttaaatataaaaacctTTCCTTTTGAATTATTCCTTGTGTTTTATTCATTCGCTTACTTTTTTGACGGTAATACGGCGTGGTTCATGTaatatgctattttttttttcataaattaatatacagAAACACTTTATTTTACAACACCCTATAATAATGTATTCATTAGGcacactatttttttacatttgcatAAAACATAGAATGATAATTCTGTTATAATCTGAAATGTGCTAATAGTACATATGTAATACAAAGTATCCTTTTACTGTAACATATACCACCCAGATGGTAAAAAACTCTTATTGTAATATTATCACTACCTAACTTATACCCTAGTAAGGAAACCTAAACTTAGCatagttataataaaaaatgtactacGAATAATACacttaaacaaaataaaaatgtaacacaTGCATATTTGCTCTAAATAGAATGGCAATATAAACAGAGACgccattttaatatatttagcATATTCCACCTAAGGATCTACATCTATGTGTCACAAGAACACTAGTGTTGAACAGATGAGTGTGAAAAATAAGTTGctcataatttaattatacgTACGATATGTTTTATTACTTAAATTTAAGCATACATTGCAATCGTTATTACAGGTTTGGgaatatttttaccttattagtattttatattatcctGTTCGTAGGATTGCACATTAGGAATTGTTTCTGCTGTCTACTTTAGCGTAggtttatgaaaaaaaaaaatgcgttcATCTTAATTCTTTTTGCACgaatgtaattattatgtattgTGTAAAGAATTATTGCACATTGCAGTCTGCTAGGTAAAGCATTAAAATTCTAGCAGTAAATCATAAATATCtctgcataaaaatattatcatttaacTCTTACTTGTTTTTTACGTTATTTCCTACAGAAATTGGGGGCATACTGCTGTATGAAAATTATgcaataaatgttttaaaaataatacaaagcATACAAGAATAAAACTTTGCTGACATCAATGCATAAGGTGATATATTAATTGAGGATACAAATATTGGGtaattatgaaaaagaatAGTTCATTTAAGCAAATAactattaatattattataaaacccttgtttctttttcataaTGATGAATAAACgaataatatacaaaaaaaaaaaaaaaaacaaatcagAGCACTCAAAGAAATTCCAATCAAAGaatataaagtataaaaaggaagatacAAATatcaaatataaaaatataaaatatctaTTTTTAAACCCCTCTATCTGCATCATAAGAGTTTATTTGCGGTTTTTCTCAAAAACTGCTTTATGATTCCAACAAATTTcctatttgcattttttgatGGTACTATTTTTATAGTCCATTTAactcattttttcaaatcgtTTTCACAACATATCTGGGATATATAATTGTCTTATATTCTTAACGAATGATATGAATCTTTTATTGGTACTATGTGCTTTCCACACATACTAAATTATTCAAACCTTATTATGCACACTGGCATAAACCTTTTGAATTTTGAACGAAATTAACCCCTATTTATCATTTACTCATTATAATTCATGCGCACATTTCTGCTACGATAttactattatatatatctttatcaattttagatcttataattataaacTAAAACTTATTTTCtattaatcttttttttagaaatctttgctttttttgtacttataAGAATCACATAAACATTAATGGATAATTATTAACTCTGTTATATTTGAGTTTATATTTCACGTAATTCATACAGCTAATTCctgcctcttctttttctttatcctaTTAACAACATAACCGTCTCTAAACGAAAATCACACTTACATCTCCATTACAGCACTTTCCTACACTATTTTGTACTAAGCATTAATATATCACAATCTGCTTCGTGAAGATTGATATGAAAGGTACATACTACTAGCTCCCGAATCTGAAGGAGTGTATTCTGAAGGGGTGTATTCTGAAGGGGTGTATTCTGAAGGGGTGTATTCTGAACCAGTCTCTGATGTTGCGCTTGAGTAATTTGAACTAACATCACTCATATaactatttatattttccgctcttcttttttttctccatagCTTTGCAGAATGGGTctattaaacaaaaaataaaaaaaaatttaaagcatGTTACGTGTATTATTTACAttgtaattatacatatatgtgtgcaaAGGTATAAATGCcaatatgaaaattttatatgttattGTGTAATTTTGCTTactttaatgtaaaataataatccGAGAAATACTCCTATCATTACTCCAAGTATCAACCCATTGTGAATTTTACGAGTTCTCAATAATCTTTCAttcaatatattaaaatCCTGGGGTGCAAAGCTTGTAACCTCATGTGAACCATAAGAACTTTGATAATTTTGTACTTCACTAGCAATACGTTGGTTCAGTTCTTCACTTCGAAAGTTTCCGTGTGTATTTCCTCTTTCTATTATTTCGATttgattttttaaactctCTAATAAATGCTTGGGATTATACTGATCTttacaattaaaataatgcGTACATTCTCTCTCCACCGTTTCATCAACAAGGTAACAACATAAGTTATTTTCTTTACGTtgcttatatatatcattaataTAGTTAACgtaattataatacatacGACATTTTTCCCTATCTCCGTCTTTACAATTAATATGGTTAAAGTTTCTGAAATAATCGTGCAAGTCTTTCTCAACCTTAACACTTCCCGCATTACGGGAAGCATAGCATCTACGATCAGGATGatccttttcttcataatTGACATTGTTTATTACATCAAAAAGATTATTTGAAAGTTCATAGTTACTAAAATACTTATCATTATTACTAAATTTTCTCCTTACCTGATCACTGAACCAATGCTGGAAATAAACACAATCATCTTTACGATTTTGGCTATAGTAATTACTactgtgcaaattttttaagataGTTACTGCTCGTTTACAAAAGTTTTTAGCTTCCCCATCCTGAATCCCTTGTTTTTCACAGATTTCCTCCGCGTCACGCGTAACCCTGAAATAATTGAAtccattatatttttggtaTGCAGGAAGATGACTAAATTCTTGATCCTAAAATtagaaagaaatataatgcatcatattaataataaaatctCTTTCTTTTACGAGATAatttgttgtttttctttagagaatgtatacataatattcaaataataatCTACTGATAATACATTTagtaaaatggaaaattacCCATTCAGTAGTAGCCATTGTTCCGCAAAAATAGAATTctgttataatatatattaattagcTAATCAATAGTGTATTCTAAATCGTAAActttaatgtataataaaaaattaaggaggaataaaaatgtagaaaatttatatcattccttttcgtcaattttttaatttaaataagtattttttaagattaagttaaaatgataaagttatcacacaaaattttttttctttcccataAAGGAATAAATAATTCTTACGAATGCTATATATGTTGAAGgaaatgtaataattttgttccttatttgtaaaatgttattttgttttattcctTAAAGAACTATTAAAAATgcttatgcaaaaataaatttcatttatattttcaatagcaaaaatataaattataattttttataatttttttcgggaatttttttcaatgtttCGACATTTCCTTTCCACTTGtaagcttttaaaaaatgcgtactttttttttttttttttttgtgaccaactttttaatttaaatgcATGTTATACTAtactaatttttaatttaaatgaaattataaaaaatatttattaatattcatatgaataatattcgGTAaagaaatgttatttttatacaaaaaaaaatatattttttattgcaatTTTCTGGTAATTCTAATTTTGTACTACTCGGAAAAATTTAGCTTAATTTCttacatataatatgctAACAACATTTTAATGCTTgtataaaatgtgaaaatagAGAGTTGCAAAATTTTGCGTACACATTATTATTGCATAATTCtacataatatgtatattttataatgaaaacaCGTTTATGAAATAACTCcgtattttttatgctaccattatacaataatatattatggTTCCAATTTTGTTCATACGTTCTTAAATgctttacatatattttttttagcgttTTACTgaaaaaacaattatatttttacttaaaaagcTAGTAAGTATTGTAACGATAAAAAGCAatgcattatttattttaaaaaaaaattcatttttgtgaaacaatttataaatattccCCACACGTTTCGTTATAAATATTGTGCATTTAACTTTTTACAAAACTATTAAAGTTTGCGTATTTATAATGGTTAAAGAAAAGTATTATGGTCGCGGGTATATtcgaaattaataataataattgcGCTTTGTGATAACACTCACAGTGTGTtctcattatataaatgttcatcatataaaatttatttatttggttATTAAACTTTTGTGATTTATCAAATGAACAAGTGGAACAATTTCAATGAAATTTCCCAACAAGCACACAACTTATTcagttcttttttatgtatatattagaaaaaaataaaacacaccCATGATAACTGGTAAAGCGTTCTTTATAtcctaaaaataattaagcCGTTATCACGTGTTAGCCAAAACACAGGATATTGtaattatcatataatattGTTTCTTTAGAAAATTGAAATTTGCACATGGTGCTCATTATAACCATGTGATAAAATTGAGCATATCGAAAATTCAtcaataaatgttttaaatacctctacattatataaaatcaCGTCTATGCTTAGTATAACCAAGTCGGTTATACACAATTTTAAACTTTAGTTGTTAAATAAAGgcaaatatacacatacgcACGAACGGAAAATAGCAAACCAACTACAACAATTAAgcatatatcatataaattataaaaactaATTAAAATACCAAGTTCTTAAAAGAACCTTACATAACATATCAATCATTTTACAATTTcctgtaaaaaaattgtctatTTTAATTCGTctcatgtgcatatatttaaCAAAGCGCAGAATAATAATTCTATTATGCTTTAAAAGGTCTTCTTCATGTGTGTAATATGAAATGTCTATTTATTAGTTAATGCActattaaaatgataaatatatgttacaGTAAAATTTTCACTACctaaattattttgtaaaggaaaaatcgtGACATCTCATAGTTACAATATAAAATGGACTACCGGAAATACACttaatcaaaataaaaatctaaCACATGTATTCTTGCTCCAAACAGAGTGGTAGAATAAAAAGAGACaccattttaatatatttagcATATTTCACCTAAGGTTCTACATCTATGTGTCACAAGAATACTAGTGTtgcgaaaataaatattaacaatAAATTCCTTATAATTTACTTACACATACGATATGTTTTATTACTTAAATTTAAGCATATAAAGCAATGGTAAACACACATTTAAAAGTACTTTTACCTTCCTAATGTTTTGCAATATTCTGTTCATAGGGTAAAGTGCTAGAAAGGTGTCTCCTGCCTATCACATGGTGTGCTTACGAGTGAACAAACTAAACTGTGTagtttttactttatttcaatatgaaaaaagtacatttttttctatatgaaaaattatattacattacgtagcttatttaaaatgtaaaaattcgAGCAGTCTACAATGCACATTTCTCCATAATGATAACAACAAttaattcttattttttggtatttttatttgttacaAAGTTGACACTTTTTTATGAGTACATTACATAATAAACGTTTTAAACGTAATACAGTGAATACAAGGATGATACGTTACTGATATGAGTGCAACaacaaacattttatttaaagatATGAATGTTgagtaattataaaaaagggataatatattttgtaaaatataaccaTTAATATTagcatgaaaaataaatctcTACTCTTTTGAATAacgaattaataaataaaatactaaCAAAACACATTCACAACAtaagaataaattaaaattaaaaaacctaaagcgcagaaaaaaagatacaCATAACAGcattgaaaaatgaaaaaattatttttaaattctatTATCTAACTCATGCGTATGCTTTTACAGTATTTCCAACAAAACAACTTTATAACCGTAATGCCTTCCAAgtttaaataatttgaagCTGTTATCTTTATAATTACTTTTGACTCGGTATCTTATAAATATGGGTGCACAGCATTCTACTCGCATTagatgaaatttttattatcatcaCGTATTTTCCATACATCTTAAGTTATTCTAACTTCAAATTCTTCAAATACTTATTCTTGAGTCTGTATACCTTTATAGTAGCATCCCCTTTGTAATTAaactattataaataatgtgCTCACTTCAGCTCCAACCTCTACATtagcatatgtatattatttctaaatTAGGGACCCCCCATTCAAATATCTtagtttttattaattttgatttCGAAAAActcctattttttcatttataagtagcacataaatattaataaatattcaaTTATTAATTCGGTTATACTAAAGTTCGTTTTTCATATGCATTATGCAGCTAATTTGTGTTTCTAAGTCTCATTCTTCccatttataataatcattattaacaaaattgcatACATATTTTCATAGCATCACTTTCCTATACTCTTTTGTACTAAGCATCCATATATCACAATGTGCTTCGCGAAGATTGATATGAAAGGTACATGCTACTGTCTCCCGAATCTGAAGGGGTGTATTCTGAACCAGTCTCTGATGTTGCGCTTGAGTAATTTGAATCAACATCACTCATATAACTATCTATGTTTTccgctcttcttttttttttccatagcTTTGCAGAATGGgactgttaaaaaaaaaaaaaatttaagaggTGTTAAGTGTATTATTCACATCGtagttatacatatatatatgcgcaaCGATATAAATGCCGTTATGAACAAttcatacatttatatgtaattttgcttactttaatgtaaaataataatccGAGAAATACTCCTACCATTCCAGCAAGTATAAAGCCGTTGTGCAATCTACGTGTTCGTAATAAACTTTCATTCAGTGTGTGAAAATCCTGGGGTGTAAAGTTTGTAAATACAGGCATGTCATAATTGCTCATATAGTTATCCTCTTGAACGGCAAAGTGTCGACTTGATTCTCCACTCCAGGTTGTTCCTCTGTTTTCTGCATCTTCTACTTGTttaatttctctttttaaccTATCCATTAGATATTTGGGATTATATTGATCTTTACAATCAAAATAATGTCTACATTCAGGCTCCACAATATCACCAACTAAGTAACAACACAAGTTATTTTCTTTACGTtgcttatatatatcattaataTACTTAACGTAGTCATAATACCTTTCGCATGTagccttttctttatttacaCAATTAATACTGTTAAAGTTTCTGAAGTAATCGTGCAAATCTTTCTCAGCCTTAACATTTCCCGCATTACGAGAAGCATAGCATCTACGTTCGGTATAAATCTTTTCATCATAATTAACATTGTTTATAACATCAAAAAGATTATTTGAAAGTTCATAATTACTGAAATACTTATCATTATTactaaaatttttccttacCTGATCACTGAACCAATGCTGGAAATAAACGCATTTATCGATACGGTTTCTGTCATTGTCATTATTATGTAATTCTTTTAAGATAGTTACTGCTCGTTCACAAAAAGCTTTAGCATTCTCATCCTGAATCCCTTGTTTTTCACAGATTTCCTTCGCGTCATGCGTAGCAGTGACACGATTGAATTCATCATATTTTCGGTATGCGGGGAAATAACGTAATAGTTTTTCCTATAATTAAGAAGATAGTGTGCATCATAAAAATCATTAAAAGCTTTCTCATAAAAGCGAACTTAGCATTTTACTTATAGACACACGTATTACGAAAATGAGAGTGTATTATCAAGGCATTTGATAAATTGGAAATTTACCCATTCAGCCATTTTTCCTAAAACTAATATCCtattgtaatatatattaactaaTTAGTGACACCTATCAAAGgcaatatatgtacatgtaaaaaacTCCACACAGGTGTgatatgtatgtattttatattattgttttaCTTCAATTTTCGAATTTAAACAATCATATGTTCGTAAAGTGAACCCCCTTAAATAACCTTTTAAAAgaagttataaaataatataattattatacgACATAAAATTGGCcctttttatcataaaaaataatatatacataaattaagtatattatataatattctaaaggaaatataataatgttgcttggaaaaatgttaatacaCTGAAtcctttaatttattatctaatgatttattgaaaaaaaaaattacatggcTTAATCtcaataaatattaatttttaacttttgctgaaaatattttttaataattctaCATGTCGTTTCCTGTTCTagtttataataatatgtgcctcttctttttttattgtgaCCAACTTTTTGACCGAAATGGATGTTGCActatttttaacttttaatttttaatatttaatttttaacttttaattaaatttgaaaaaaatatatcatattgCTAAGCACAATATTCGATGCACagatattattttaatacaaataaaaatatttattattataaaatttgcgATTTGTTCCTGTGTTCCATGAAATACTATAGGTCAATTTAACCGTTCCATGTAACAGCCTTTTTAATGTTAGTATTATGAAGCAAACAGGGAGTTGCAAGATACCCGtacaaataattacattatttCGTGTAcaatacatatttttgcaacatatatatatcatttatttcttaatttattcccattttaattgttacaaaagttaaaattttttgttacaaCTACATTATGTAATCAatattggaaaaataataaacttAAAACGAGTATATAACATACGGTTGCTGCTAGTGCATAAATTCATGCattgatgaaaaatatatatgggTGCACAACTGTCAAAAATTATAGTATAATTAAGCAAATGTTATTAACCTTATTGCATCAGAAGGTTCGTTTTTTTGAGTGATGaattaatgaataaaatacaaaaaaagaacaaatcaAAGAGCTCTAAAAAATACCAATCAAAAATAACTAAGGAATGAATAAAAACGTATGCAAACcagcataaaaaattttaaatgactattttaaaattcttttatcTGACTAGTGCAGTCATTTTACAATGTCAATCTTAAAACaactttgcaattttaatGCATTCAAAATTTAAGTATTTCGAAAgcgtaatttttataaactatTTAGGGCACTTGTGAAAAGTAAATTTCACCTCTTATCTTAGATCTATAATTGTGTAGATCTATATACACATCACGCGAAATGATTGATTCTACcacgtattttttattcatccGAAATTATAGCAGCTTTCTTATGCATATTAACAGTAATATTTTGGAATAATTCTGtgcaattatatatatgccctACATGATATACCTCTTACAAAtcatgtacacattttttccaccacaTTGTGAttaaaagcatttttattatttctaaaTTATGAGACAAATAATCGCAACttcttattttatattcaaGAGCCTCTACTTAACTTTTTCCCCGAagtatcatatatatactaataGATATTCgcttattaattttattataagtTCATATTTTACGTTATTTCTACAGCTTATTAGCATTTCTTTTCCTGCGCcccatattaataataaccATCACTAAAAGAAtcgtatatttatacattcaTAATGTCACTGCTTTACACCATTTCGTACTATACGCAAAATTACCACTAGCGTTTCATTAAGCGTGGTATGCAAGATATAACCTCTTTTTTGGGAAATCTGAAAAAATAGAATCTAAATCGTCCCTTGATGAAACGTTCGAGTCAGTTTCACTAAAGTTACTCATATTGTCATCCACGTTTGattctcttcttcttcttcttttgtgCTTTGCTGAATTGGACTAAtgagaaagaggaaaatataaaaaatgtgaaacgtattttccttttataattatacatataaagaCGTAAACATTATTATGACAAAACTGTTATGTAAACGTGATTGTATTTACCCTAATGTAAAATAGTAAACCGAGAAATATTCCTATCATTCCAGTAATAATGGAGACATTGCGAAATTTATGAGACTTCACTGTACTATCATATTCTGGTTCCatatcataattatattgataATTATGAGGTGATAAGTATCCCGCTTCAGATGAATCATAAGTGTTTAGATTATCTTGTGATCCATAATCCACATTGCCTATCCTTTGGCTTTGTAATTGTTGAATGTGTCCACCTAACTTAACTAACAGATTTTGGGGGTTATACCTTTTCCCACACTTAAAAAAACGCTTACACGCATCCTCCACCACATCATCGGTAGTGTAACAACATAAATACTtgttatcatattttttatataaatcgtTAATATATtgaacataattataatacatttgGCATGTTTCCTCACTTAATCCATCACATCCAATGCGgtcaaaatttttgaaataatcATGCAAAGCTTTTTCTTCTATGACATCTTCCACACTACGGTTagaatataaattacatttattagtGTTTACTTTATCTACTAAATTAAATTCGTTGATAACATCAAAGAGATTGTTGGAATTATCAGTGTTATTAATGTaccaccctttttttttgtaatttttcctaATCTCATCATAGAACCAATGCTGGAAATAAGAACATTCCTCATTATGTCTTTGCTTATTACTTATggaatttacttttttcaaatttgataCTGCTCGATCACAAAAATCTTGGGCATCCCCCCAGTAAAGTCCATGTTTCTTACATATATCAGTGTTGTATTCTACATCTTCATCAGTatttaattctttatatttttggttTGCAGGTAAATCGCGTAATAATCCTTCctaataatacataaaaaatgtgcatcataaaaataattaaaagcCCACTCCTAAAAGCTGACTATTGATTTTTCTTAAAGACATATAAAATACTCAAATAATAACACATTAACAATAAATTTagtaaaatggaaaattacTCATTCAGCCATTGCTTAGTAAAATAGGTACTATATTctgatatatattaattagtTAATCTACGTGTgcgaaattttatatattaacgaataaaaaaataataataaagcacaatatgtatatattttttactaattCTTCACGTCAATTTTccagtttaaaaatttatttgtacaaatatttttttaattatcttATAAAAGTTaagtaatataattattactaCATCAAAATAGTACTTTTTtctatgttaaaaaaaaaaataaagtacgAAGATTGTACATTTTAAAGGAAATGCGATAATTTCGTCTACTGCTtgggaaaataataatttactGAATCCCTTAAAGTGCTACTGAAacttttaatgaaaatagcatgatatttataaatttttatagtaaaaatataaattctcattttttctaattttttctaatttttcctaattttttctaatttttcctaattttttcaaatttgcgtgggaattttttttcttatatcaACATTCCATCACCCCTTTATACATCTCGTAAAAatgcgtactttttttttttctttttggtaaccaactttttaatttaaatgtaCGTTACACTTGCCTTTAcctttaaataaaattaaaaaatatatttataaacagTGCTATACATGATATTCGTTAGCGAGTTGTTATTTTAATACagataaacatatttattatttcaaaaatttgataGTTAAAACTGTGTTACTTGGAATAATGTAACCTTTAATTTCGATGTAATATGtaacaacatttttattttctcacaGTTATGCAAAAATACGGAATTGCAAATTACGCTTACACATTGTTGCATAATCCTGCATAACAATgattcataataaaaatatgtttatagaAATTATTACTTAATTTATAAACACTTAATAAGTAACATTGTCATATCTGTCCCCAGcctttttgaataatttcattcatactttttttattgtcaTTATACTGGTAGTACAATGTTCTGTTTAGTTAAAAAACGAATATAACATCAATAGAAAACAACGTAAaacgaatttgaaaaaatatattttttgtaaaaaaaattataagtcCTTCCTTCCTGAGacataaatattacaaattatggttttgtaaaattataaaggcTTGCATACATATAATCATAAATTAAATGTACTATGAGGATTGCCACCTTAGAAATTGAAAAGAACAATTattctatataataataatatatagtgTGTTCTGATATATTCTTTagtgaataaaattaatttattttgttattataaattcgCGTTAAATGTTCTGCAgttaaaattacaaaaattggaaaaatttaaacagaATTTCCAAATACACACATTAAACATTTAGCTTTGTTTGagtatatttttgaaaaaaatcacatGAACCTACAATAActgataattttatatatacatcaTATTGGTAACTAAATAAATGTTTGCTTGTTAGTCAATATGTGTGGTAttacaattattatttactgttgttgaaaaatattactttACATGCTGTTCCAATTAGAAATGTACCATAAAATTTATCAACTCGAATAATCATtaaagtatattttaaacaaattacttatatataaaaacaacaCCACCACATCGTTAGTACAATACATATGTTAGCACattcaattttatatctCAACTGAATTCTTTCCACATTCGTATACCTGACAGAACTTGTAGGACGATTCTTTCAGAAAATAGACATATTGCTTAAccaataaataatttgttgaaataaaattttaaattatttaacgaAAACGTAGAATACGAATAATTATACTTCTATGTTATGGTAATTATTCACTTATTTTTAGCTTTCATTAGAATTTTTAATAAggatataatttatttataagcgGTTACAGTAGAATAGTAAAAAACGcgtgaaataaaataaactcctgttgtaaaaatttatatcattCGTGCAACGAATgatgagtaaaaaaaataaaacctcACGTATAAAAGTACAct
Encoded proteins:
- a CDS encoding hypothetical protein (encoded by transcript PVX_107740A) produces the protein MAEWEKLLRYFPAYRKYDEFNRVTATHDAKEICEKQGIQDENAKAFCERAVTILKELHNNDNDRNRIDKCVYFQHWFSDQVRKNFSNNDKYFSNYELSNNLFDVINNVNYDEKIYTERRCYASRNAGNVKAEKDLHDYFRNFNSINCVNKEKATCERYYDYVKYINDIYKQRKENNLCCYLVGDIVEPECRHYFDCKDQYNPKYLMDRLKREIKQVEDAENRGTTWSGESSRHFAVQEDNYMSNYDMPVFTNFTPQDFHTLNESLLRTRRLHNGFILAGMVGVFLGLLFYIKVSKITYKCMNCS
- a CDS encoding variable surface protein Vir 12-like (encoded by transcript PVX_107745A), with product MSLRKINSQLLGEGLLRDLPANQKYKELNTDEDVEYNTDICKKHGLYWGDAQDFCDRAVSNLKKVNSISNKQRHNEECSYFQHWFYDEIRKNYKKKGWYINNTDNSNNLFDVINEFNLVDKVNTNKCNLYSNRSVEDVIEEKALHDYFKNFDRIGCDGLSEETCQMYYNYVQYINDLYKKYDNKYLCCYTTDDVVEDACKRFFKCGKRYNPQNLLVKLGGHIQQLQSQRIGNVDYGSQDNLNTYDSSEAGYLSPHNYQYNYDMEPEYDSTVKSHKFRNVSIITGMIGIFLGLLFYIRSNSAKHKRRRRRESNVDDNMSNFSETDSNVSSRDDLDSIFSDFPKKRLYLAYHA
- a CDS encoding hypothetical protein (encoded by transcript PVX_107735A); the encoded protein is MEFSHLPAYQKYNGFNYFRVTRDAEEICEKQGIQDGEAKNFCKRAVTILKNLHSSNYYSQNRKDDCVYFQHWFSDQVRRKFSNNDKYFSNYELSNNLFDVINNVNYEEKDHPDRRCYASRNAGSVKVEKDLHDYFRNFNHINCKDGDREKCRMYYNYVNYINDIYKQRKENNLCCYLVDETVERECTHYFNCKDQYNPKHLLESLKNQIEIIERGNTHGNFRSEELNQRIASEVQNYQSSYGSHEVTSFAPQDFNILNERLLRTRKIHNGLILGVMIGVFLGLLFYIKTHSAKLWRKKRRAENINSYMSDVSSNYSSATSETGSEYTPSEYTPSEYTPSEYTPSDSGASSMYLSYQSSRSRL